ATTTACCTCAACATTTTTGATTAATCTGTACACGCTGTCATAAATAAGAGTGAAGAAACACTGGAAGATTACCCAGgatgaaaatgtatgtgtacCAGTAgtaatgtttctctctgtgtccgACTCTCTCGGTCTCTTTGtgttctgtctctctacatactgtatatatatgattgtgtgtgtgtgcatgtgcgtgtgtgtgtgtgtggcaggaaCAAACGTCTTCTCTGCATCTTCTTAGTTCAATGTGAAAAGAGAGTGaagttattttcagttttgtatttaCCACTGAAGTAAAATAACTgaacaataattaaaaaaaaaaaacatgaaggggAAATGCCAAATGAGATCTTTGTATTTTGGAGCATCTGTAGCTGCAGAAAGACTTATCAATATAAAACATGTGACTGATAATAATTTTACTCTTTGACTTTATCGCTGTGATAACAATCATGTCCCTGTTTCTACTActgtcttgtttgtttgctcctggaactgatgtgtttttgattaTGAGTtgaaaaagacatgaaatcaTATAATCAAACATGTTGCTATGCTGCAGCACTGGATCTTCTGTGAGAGCTGAATGATCATGACTGACATGCTTTATGAATATAATCTTCACTTTGCCTGATGGTTAATCCCAAGTTTCTTGTCTGTTTCATTGtatcacacacatatatcaccattttggttctgtgtgtttttgtattgtgCAGCATTTGATTTATGTTCTCTCTGTAGTGGTGTCTGGCACCTTTGCGCCATCTGCTTGCATTTTGCGCTCTCCCTGTCATCATTCCCCTCCAGTTCTCcatccatctgtgtttttcctctggcTCTTGCCCCCATCTTTATTCAGATCCACAGAGCAGTGAGCGTCTGGAGGCTGAGCGATCTGAGCAAGGCCTGCAGTTCCACCTCCCCCTCTCATTCCGCCCCAAACCCCCTCGCATCGCACTGCAGGCCGTCAAAGACAGGTGAACATCCAGAGAAATAAAGGACAGACATGCTAatagctgtaaacacacagctgcagttatatTTAAACACTGATGAAACTATTTGTGGTTTGTACTCCTTGGAGGGTTGAAACTACTACAATAACCTATTATCTGAGTGCAGCTGTGCTTTTAGACGGCTTACTTCCCCTTTCCACTGAAGACccacatcattttttttaaattcacattgtTCATCTGTGTAGGCACATGTGACATGTTTCATTTCCAAACATCACACTCAGTCATTTCTCAGCAATATGAAaaggtttgtgttttgtttctctgttcgACTTTGTTTGATCCAGTTTTCTTTTCCACAGTGTTTCCAGTTTTGTTAAGAAGACGACAGAGAAGATCAACACCCTCCAGATGAACTCTGAACTGTGGCAGCGACCTGAATTCAGAGAGGGCGTACAGTCTGAAATGTCAGCCCCTATAGCTCCATACtcagaggaaatggaaaatgagtAAGTACAGAGAATAGATGTGTCTGTGCACTTAGAAATAAAGAAGTTAGTTCATTGACATTAGGCAAAGTTTTAGAACATATTCATTACTTGTGTTGTGAATGACCGTTAAAAGTAAATCAGAGGAAACCAGTGGGTTATATTTGTCGCCACAGAGTTTATGATGAAATGCCTAATGCAGAGGCCGACATGCAGGAACTTCGATCAGCAACAGAGCGATCTATGTAAGTACTGCTCAGCACTGTTTTAGACTCCCCATTGCAGGATTTCACAAccttttttccagtttttcttgGAAGCTGAACCTGTACTCTGGtgttcaaatgttttaaatacTTTCCCAACATCAGTTCCCAGATCCAGGATCCCTTGGTGCTGCTAGATCCAGGCTGCCTGGGAGAAACCCTGCTGGAGTGGCTCCCGGTGCTGGAGCGAATACTTGGACCTGCGGAGCTCGGATCAGCTGGTGTCAGTGATTCAAACATGGACGGACCAGGAGAGGAGCGATGGGAGAGGGATTATCTGAACTCCTGCTCAGAGCAGCCAGAGGAGTCTTCCTGCTCATCgggagaagcagcagagagcgttatggaggagaagaaagatgaGTCTCCTGAACTCGGAGAACAAGAGGACCAGTGTGTCTCCACTGAGAAGGTGTCTGACGTTTCCAGTGGGAGCCCTCCAGAGCCTGTCCGAGTGGTGTCCCCTAAACCTGTACCACCAGATCTCCTAGCTAATCTCACCCAGCTGGCCACACTGtacactgagctgagctgctttAGAAACCATGAGAATGAACAAGCATTGGGGTGCACAACCTTCCTGCGTCGTTACTTCTTCCTGCTGGATCAAGAGCGCCTGAGAAGAATGTGTCTGCTGTGTTACCAGGAGCAGCCAGAGGTGCAGAACTCCTTCACTGAGGCCATGCTAGGTCAGAAGCTTATCCTTCTTCTTGACCTTCTACTTCTTGACCACACCATACCCGCtcctttaatctttttttcttttatttcatttacagctttcatattttcacaaatacagaaaaaaattatgtaTCCATGAATAAACTGGTAGTTTAAAAACATTGAGAATAATTACCACTACTATAACAATTATCAGATGAAATCATGTTAAACAGGATGATAATTGCCTGAACtgtaaaaaaagtgaaaaagtatGATAGTATGTAATTAAATAACTGAAAGCAAACAGAGGACAAATTTGGCTGTCCCTATTTGAAATcaagaaatattttgaatgtTAATCAATAAAATCTATAAAAGCAGATTAATAAATATGATTCTGACTGTGAATTGGTAAGTATTTCAAAacagaatcagattttttttttttttttaaaagggaaaaaaacatgaaatgataaaaaccattcattcatcattaaatcattatttaaaacaaataatttgaTCTTTTCCAATTTagcaggttttttgttttgtttctgtgactaagCTCAACATTAATTCTTGTTAGTGCCTCATAATAATCAAAATTACAATTGTTtttagaataaaatacaaagagtTGCACTATTCACATAGTTTAATCTTCAGTGatttttaaaagcagctttTGGTCTTTCTCCATAGATCTCACTCAGTCCAATAAAGTGGTGGAGGTAATTCAGAGAGGTGATTTACTGAGATCACTGCGCAGTCTGAGAGAGCTGCAGCCATGGAGCGCACCTCTTCTCCTCGCTCACTTACACAGGTCAGTGCCCATATTTCTCTCATGTAACAATAATATTTAAGCTGTAATGGACTCTTGTGAAGTCAGTTCACTTTTTTATTATCTAGGCTGTATGAAAAGCACGGGGAGGCGGCTGTACGCGCATTTTCCCAGTTCTATCCTACTATAACTCCTGCTGACGTGATGACCATGGCTCAGCAAAGCCACTTCCTGGCTTACCTGGATAATCTGGTCCAGTCACGAACTGAGGAGCACAGGTGGATCTTTGATTTATctttttgtcaaataaaaacaacccaTTGGACTCTTTTAGTTGCCAGATCTTaccttcatttctttctctagATTGTCATTTCTGCAGTCCCTTCTTGAACCAGAATCACTGAGACAGGATTGGCTGGAGTTGGCACTTACCCATGATGCTCCTCAACACTGTGATACCTTAACCCCTGATGGGCAGCCCAGGTCTGGTTCTGTTAATAtgtaaaaaatgcaaaataccATCTCAGTTCCTTTCGGTATTATTACAACTAATGACTGCAGGTGTTTGACTCTagataacaaataaaaataatattataactACGTGGAGGGGAACTAAGGTTCTATCATGGGTATTTTCCATGACTGGATTCTGTTTAGGCtacaacacagtaaaatactgaagtgaaagtaaagtaaaagaaTAATTGTAACTAAATCCATGTGATCTGTTGCAGGTGGCATTCGCATTGTTTCAGTTGGGGTTATGGAcgcctcctgtctctgctgatTCGTCTCCCTGCAGACCTATCCTCCAAACAGAAGATGGCAGAGATGTGCCGCAGTAATGGGTACCTCTAAtattcatcttttgtttttttggtggcAGTGTTTAGTCTTGAGTTTACAGTGTCATGTATAGCCTTGTGtataatgtgtgcatgtgcagttaCTGGACAGGCTACATCTACCTCTGCTGTGAGCTGCAGCGCCGCACAGAGGCGTTCGCCACCATCTGTCAGCTGGATGACATCAGCCTGCTGGAGGAACCTGAGGGTAAAACTGTTTCTCAAAATCTTTTCCTTTCATTCCTTCAGCCTGAACAAGAAATAAAAGCTCTAATTGGCTGAAAGGAGAGATGGTTTCACTCTCAGGAGTTACTGAGACACTGAGTTACTGATACTGAGGTCCACACATCTGCTGCATTGAAATCCAGTGCATATATCAACCATGGACATATAACACAAGATATGAGATCACCAGcccaagacaaacacacaaagatgtACATGAATTCACAACAGACTAGCTAACCTTGTCTAAAACTACAAAACTCACAACCAGACTTAATTTCTGGGTAGAGTTAGGAGGGACTGCAGAGACCAGTTGATGTattcttctttattttgttaCAGTTATTATCACAAAGTATAAATTAATTTAGAGTGTGTGTTGATAGATAACAGCTTAACCAAGTAGCAAGATCCTTTTAACACTGGCATTATACGATACGCGATACGATACGATACGATACTTGAACAGAACAAATCTGTTTGTACGACTGGGTTTTGCATGAGCTTATTTAGCTTTAAGTTCATTTTCAGTCGCCACAGTGCTCGATCCAAACACTTATCAACGCTGACATGAAGTTATAAATCAGGAAATGTACCGGCCATTAATGATTTACCATAATAACTCATTGGAGTGAATTATCTGGCAAGAATCCAAATTTAACATGTGACTAACAGGTTAAACTCACTCTTACTAAAGCACAAAAAATGAGCtgggagaaaaaacaacaacacatcacatcattGACTAATACCATTACTGACGCTCTATTATTTTCCAGGTGTTGAGCCCCAGACCTTGGATGAGTGGAAGCTCCTAATCCAGTTGTGTCAGCAGTGTagcagtgttgcagactcaGAGCAGGTGGCAGGTGTGAATGGAAGCAGTTGGTCCAACGGCTCAGCAGACTGTGGAGGAAAGATCAGCCTGGAGAACCTGACCCTGATGCTGGCTCGAACAGCCGGGCCTGACCGAGCTCTGGCCGTCCTGGAGGAGTGCGGGGTCCAGCTGGTCCTTTCCCCTCACTCTAAACTGGTCTGTGAGCTCCTGAGAGTCACGGAGAAGAGGCAGAGGTGGGTGGGGGCTATCAAGACCAGGAGGCACTTTCAGCATTTCTCTCAGATATGTTTTTAAATCCAGATTGCCATAAGAAGTAAACCGAACATAAATGCATAAATCTTCCATCAGACTTGATTAGTCTGACGTACAGTATATATTGGTTCTGTTCTTCTTAAAGATGATATAGCAGTAATTTGATGATACACTTATACAAACAGCATCAAAACAGATGACATGAGTGAAACAGAAATTTTGATGCATCACATTTTGAAACATGTCTCTTAATGCAGAGCAGTATTGTAGAGTAACATGTTTGCATGGTCCCTCAGGGCATAGGAGAGTGTGCCCGTTATCTGGCCTGAAGAGTCCTTAGATAAGaatcaaaatatgttttgaagtCTGTCTTGTGATTTGGTTTCAGGGCAATGATCCAGACGATGCTGGAGCGCTGTGATCGATTCCTGTGGTCTCAGCATGCCTAAATCCAGATCAGCACTGTGAGATCAGATCAGCAGCCTCTCTAAGCCAAACAGGATAACTAACACTGTTTGTAAGTCTCCCCACTAACTGCTGTTGAAGCTGTGGCTTAATTTATGCACTGTGGTGATATTTGTCAAAGCTTTCCAGTTCATACGAAGGTATTTACATTCCCAGTGAAAGCAGTATTATCTTTTTAACTTGTTTTGCATGGGTTTCCAGTATTATTGTCTTCATTCTCTTTACTTTTCCATTTCATCAGTATTCAGGTGTATGTACAGGATATCATCAcgtggctgtttttttttatcattcagATTAAGCATGTACAGGtaatcaaatattttctgtccTGCTATGACAAAAAATAACTGTCAATAATAACAGTGAAATAAACTAACCAGATAATAATATGTGaataaaactgtctgaatgatacatccttttttttgcttttagtttttttggAACAGAGGTTTTGGTTCAGCACTCTAATGAgttaatgtgtatatttttccCCTTGTAGTCATGACAAAAGCAGTGTGTAAACATTCACATGAAGAGAGGCTGGAATGAACATCTGCTGTACATTAATCAGTGTTTTGAGTTCAGCACTGTGGAGCCACTTCTCTACATCTATTATGTTGCAGATTGGAAGCATAAAGCTGAGTTTTAAGATAAGATTTAAGCCAAATCAGTCAACTAAAAAGAACTCACATGGTTTGACCTTAGGGTTAGATATATTTTCTGTGATTTGGGTGAAATtaccctttttaaaaatgtttatttcaggtttttattttcttcatggAGTCGTTTTTGAGAACAAAAGATTTCTACATCTTGAACAGATACATACAGTAGAAGATGGGTAATGTGGGTCAGCAGAGATAATATTAATAACAACCTAATGAAATGGGACTGATGACTCATTTGATGGTATCACACACCTGGAGCATCAAAGGGAGCGAACAGAGGGAAGCCCTGGTGCTTCACATTTTGAGTTTTAAAGGCTCGCAGTGGACACAGCTACGTCTCATGAGTCACGTCCTCTACAGAGATTTAACACAGACctttattattttcaacatCATTCCTGATTCTTCGTCATTTCCCTGAATCCTTGTTTCAACACCCGTCTATGTGACGAGGGGGGATCACATTGAACTGATGTGATCCCCTCAGACATGTAATAAAAGCAATCCCAAAAAAACTGAACACCATACGTCATCATGAACTTCTGTTTgcttaaaaataataaagtaacCTCTCTTTTCAGTATGCTCCCACTGTGACACACTGCTTGGACATCCAATATTGTAACCACATGAATGTGGTTGGTGTCCGCCGCTGCTGTAttccctctgctctgcaggGAAGGGCAGaggtttaatttatttgaaatgaTCCAAATGTGACAGAGGGTTTTCATCATGGGTGAGAGGACAGAAGTAAATTTGATTTGAAAGGCTATGAAGTCGAGGCAGTGAGTCCAGTGTTTGATGTTGCGTTCCTGTCACCAGAAGGACAGATAAGGGGATTCTGCACATACCTGTTGCCTGCTGCCAGTGTATAAATGGCAACCTCGATGCTCTGAGCcgaacacacactgacacacacacacacacacacacacacacacctgttggcTCTCAAGATGAGTCATAGTCGGTGCAGCAGTAAGATGCAATGAGCGTGGTTAGATGTGTAAACCTGAGGTAAATCCTTTCTCCACAGACTGAACAGCTTTAATGCTCTAGATGGACGCAGCACTCATGGTGAGTTTCtgccttcctttttttcttctttttttaattaatagaATAAAGTACCACATTTCTTGGGATAACTCAGATTATGTGCTTTGGTTTCAGGTGACCCCCTCCCTGCTCAGACTGGCTCTTATCCTGCTCTCCTTCCCTGAGCATGCCTCACTGAGCAGAGTATTTGACAACACCTCAGGTAggatttctgtttctgtctgattaTTACTGAAAAGAGCAGTGCGTCCCTCTAACTGCACttatgttttcctctgtggtgaTCTCAGGAACTGTGTATCTGGGGTCTGCATTTGTGAAAGAGGCTCTTCAGAGGGCGATTGAGCTGACCGATGCTGCTTACACTCGCACAAGTGAGAGGTAAAAATTCTTGGACcacatttgaaatatttcaaagcTGAACCACTGCAAAGCATAAATCCTGATTTTACCTCTATAAAGCATTGTGTTGGCAGTAAAAATGAACCTCCTGTTGTTTCCAGGGGGACAAAGTCTCTGTCTGAAGACGCTCTGAGACCCAGTGACCTGCTGGCTCAgttcaaacagactgaaaccagAACCAGGACTCAAATTCGGGCGGCAGAACTGCTGGACAACACAGTGGAGCTAATCAGAGAGATGGTCTACACTCACACTATGGTGCAGCCCAACCCTCATGGTACCGGACATCAGCATGAGAtatatacagagatgtttctgcaCCTGTGTGTTAAATTTCAACTAAATTGAAGCATTTGATGAAAAACGCGTCCTTTGAGGACACAGATTAGCGTCTGTTTAATcacattcactgtgttttttctgagtTTGTCCCACAATTTTTCCTCATATAATCCATCAAGCATCAACCAAGTTTTCAGATCAACCAACCAAAAGCTGTTAACTACAGATCCAGACTCAAAATAAATAGAGATTATACTATAACTGCTCCACTGGAGGCCCAAGAAACAAACCCTTATAAGAATGTACACAAAACCTCAAGAGTGTTTTACTATAAATAGGTTTTCTGACATGAGGCAAGAGCTGATCAACCATTCCCAGCAAGTTCAAGCCTGCCGgatgttttctcatgtttactgtatttttctaAAGAGCTGCTGAGTGAAGGAGATGTGGAGAATCTGCTGCAAGTGACGGGCTGctctgctgagctgcagagaccCATCTGTCAGACCGACTGTCTCTCTGAGCGCTACAGATCCATCACAGGAGAGTGTAACAACAGgtgagagcaaacacacacacaaaaacaaacgtGATAGAGCAGAGCTGTCCTGAATATACTTTGTTTTTTGCTAAACATGTCTGTCATGTCCTGTTCAGACAGCACCCCAGATGGGGAGCTGCAAACATCCCGTATTCCCGTTGGCTGCCTCCAGAGTATGAGGACGTGTGGGGGACGCCCAGAGGCTGGGACCCGGAGCACACCTACCACAACGTCAGCCTGCCTCCAGTAAGAGTCCCGCAGCAGCACTCAAGTCATCCTCTGTCCTGTAAGCTCCTCTAACTCCATCACTCCTCACCCTGTTTGTCGTGTCCAGGTGCGACTGGTGTCTCAAGAGGTGTTGTTCACTCACAATGACAACATCTCTCTGGACTCCACCCTGTCTCACCTGCTGGTGGAGTGGGGTCAGTGGATAGACCACGACGTGGTGCTGACGCCTCAGAGCCCCAGCACCGCTGCCTTCAGGACCGGAGCTGACtgtacacacacctgcagcCGGGACACACCATGTTTCCCCATACAGGTGCACTAGCTATCGCCTGATCCTTTCATTCCTTCTTTAATAGTCCTTCATTTTATTCACGTTTTTTATGCTGagcttcagtttttattttagagGTATTTTATAAAATTCTAATTTGAAAAAATTAAACTTTCTTTCCCAGATCCCTCTATCAGATCCTCGTAATGGAATCCAGAGTTGTATGCCCTTCTTCCGCTCTGCTCCCAGCTGTGGTGCGGGAGTCCTCCCTCATCGCCACCGAGAGCAGCTCAACGCCATCACCTCCTTTGTGGATGCTAGCATGGTGTA
Above is a window of Lates calcarifer isolate ASB-BC8 linkage group LG10, TLL_Latcal_v3, whole genome shotgun sequence DNA encoding:
- the hps5 gene encoding Hermansky-Pudlak syndrome 5 protein isoform X2: MSLIPVVPENHSHVLAEFDCLDPLLSALRLDSGRLKCTCLAVSRKWLALGTSAGGLHLIQREGWKQRIILTHKEGSITQVACCPHDEDFIAAATSQGLVVVWELQVERRGRPERVSVSWEHRGHAITALCWDTSALRVFVGDSGGKVSCLRAGSSKLGKTITTVDSRVVQLGYQDGRLLVSSLSRCYLCDTEREKFWRVGNKERDGEYGACFFPQNKGLLVGQPPLLYCARPGSRIWEASFNGEVLSTHQFKQPLGCPPLPLITYRNEPHYNPTQKSPQSIAFPKLLYFGDQNLLTWTDSAIYIFTPQNGQVLLWTEVKDLVDIAVYRSELFCLHSSGRLSHLSLLSVERCVERLLRRESWPLAATICCMFQHAITTSRARKSIPIDRLEHLRSQLSSTTHLELIGQLEDVITKLEPLDSASSSRRSSISSHESFNVLDCGIYRVISRRGSQSDEETGSLINHSTSEEERLKEFSFVQEEDQVDQDPQSSERLEAERSEQGLQFHLPLSFRPKPPRIALQAVKDSVSSFVKKTTEKINTLQMNSELWQRPEFREGVQSEMSAPIAPYSEEMENEVYDEMPNAEADMQELRSATERSISQIQDPLVLLDPGCLGETLLEWLPVLERILGPAELGSAGVSDSNMDGPGEERWERDYLNSCSEQPEESSCSSGEAAESVMEEKKDESPELGEQEDQCVSTEKVSDVSSGSPPEPVRVVSPKPVPPDLLANLTQLATLYTELSCFRNHENEQALGCTTFLRRYFFLLDQERLRRMCLLCYQEQPEVQNSFTEAMLDLTQSNKVVEVIQRGDLLRSLRSLRELQPWSAPLLLAHLHRLYEKHGEAAVRAFSQFYPTITPADVMTMAQQSHFLAYLDNLVQSRTEEHRLSFLQSLLEPESLRQDWLELALTHDAPQHCDTLTPDGQPRWHSHCFSWGYGRLLSLLIRLPADLSSKQKMAEMCRSNGYWTGYIYLCCELQRRTEAFATICQLDDISLLEEPEGVEPQTLDEWKLLIQLCQQCSSVADSEQVAGVNGSSWSNGSADCGGKISLENLTLMLARTAGPDRALAVLEECGVQLVLSPHSKLVCELLRVTEKRQRAMIQTMLERCDRFLWSQHA
- the hps5 gene encoding Hermansky-Pudlak syndrome 5 protein isoform X1, which codes for MSLIPVVPENHSHVLAEFDCLDPLLSALRLDSGRLKCTCLAVSRKWLALGTSAGGLHLIQREGWKQRIILTHKEGSITQVACCPHDEDFIAAATSQGLVVVWELQVERRGRPERVSVSWEHRGHAITALCWDTSALRVFVGDSGGKVSCLRAGSSKLGKGSAFVIFPVQTITTVDSRVVQLGYQDGRLLVSSLSRCYLCDTEREKFWRVGNKERDGEYGACFFPQNKGLLVGQPPLLYCARPGSRIWEASFNGEVLSTHQFKQPLGCPPLPLITYRNEPHYNPTQKSPQSIAFPKLLYFGDQNLLTWTDSAIYIFTPQNGQVLLWTEVKDLVDIAVYRSELFCLHSSGRLSHLSLLSVERCVERLLRRESWPLAATICCMFQHAITTSRARKSIPIDRLEHLRSQLSSTTHLELIGQLEDVITKLEPLDSASSSRRSSISSHESFNVLDCGIYRVISRRGSQSDEETGSLINHSTSEEERLKEFSFVQEEDQVDQDPQSSERLEAERSEQGLQFHLPLSFRPKPPRIALQAVKDSVSSFVKKTTEKINTLQMNSELWQRPEFREGVQSEMSAPIAPYSEEMENEVYDEMPNAEADMQELRSATERSISQIQDPLVLLDPGCLGETLLEWLPVLERILGPAELGSAGVSDSNMDGPGEERWERDYLNSCSEQPEESSCSSGEAAESVMEEKKDESPELGEQEDQCVSTEKVSDVSSGSPPEPVRVVSPKPVPPDLLANLTQLATLYTELSCFRNHENEQALGCTTFLRRYFFLLDQERLRRMCLLCYQEQPEVQNSFTEAMLDLTQSNKVVEVIQRGDLLRSLRSLRELQPWSAPLLLAHLHRLYEKHGEAAVRAFSQFYPTITPADVMTMAQQSHFLAYLDNLVQSRTEEHRLSFLQSLLEPESLRQDWLELALTHDAPQHCDTLTPDGQPRWHSHCFSWGYGRLLSLLIRLPADLSSKQKMAEMCRSNGYWTGYIYLCCELQRRTEAFATICQLDDISLLEEPEGVEPQTLDEWKLLIQLCQQCSSVADSEQVAGVNGSSWSNGSADCGGKISLENLTLMLARTAGPDRALAVLEECGVQLVLSPHSKLVCELLRVTEKRQRAMIQTMLERCDRFLWSQHA